A part of Haloarchaeobius sp. HME9146 genomic DNA contains:
- a CDS encoding thiamine-phosphate synthase family protein — translation MRFIEEIVVEEFLPTFRSMLAADLRDRGFTQSEVAEALGISQSAVSKYAHGDVGQREEFLEDERVQELVERVGEGLADGTMTPVQGLVETEVLIRKLERGDLLATIHQREMPELAEYGSEFDIHDSDSEFRTAERVLSSLRRGLRVLENASGFAGLIPNVGSNLVACTPDATSIDDVAGVPGRIVDIKGRATVPSEPEFGVSEYVASVLLAAREAGAEVNAAANIRYDAELLARLEELGHETAEFESEDGVDASVAAALADDPTATVLYQTGSYGIEPIIYILGDDAVAVAETVRELV, via the coding sequence ATGAGGTTCATCGAAGAGATCGTCGTCGAGGAGTTCCTCCCGACGTTCCGGTCCATGCTCGCCGCCGACCTGCGCGACCGCGGGTTCACACAGAGCGAGGTCGCCGAGGCCCTGGGTATCAGCCAGTCCGCGGTCTCGAAGTACGCCCACGGCGACGTGGGACAGCGCGAGGAGTTCCTGGAGGACGAGCGCGTCCAGGAACTGGTCGAGCGCGTCGGTGAGGGCCTCGCCGACGGGACGATGACGCCCGTCCAGGGCCTCGTCGAGACGGAGGTCCTCATCCGCAAACTCGAGCGTGGTGACCTGCTCGCGACCATCCACCAGCGAGAGATGCCCGAACTCGCCGAGTACGGCTCCGAGTTCGACATCCACGACTCCGACAGCGAGTTCCGGACCGCAGAGCGGGTTCTCTCGTCGCTCCGGCGCGGGCTCCGCGTGCTGGAGAACGCCAGCGGGTTCGCGGGCCTCATCCCGAACGTCGGTTCGAACCTCGTCGCCTGCACACCCGACGCCACCAGTATCGACGACGTGGCGGGCGTCCCGGGTCGTATCGTCGACATCAAGGGTCGTGCGACGGTCCCGAGCGAGCCGGAGTTCGGCGTGAGCGAGTACGTCGCGTCCGTCCTGCTCGCCGCCCGAGAGGCCGGCGCGGAGGTGAACGCGGCAGCGAACATCCGATACGACGCCGAGTTGCTCGCCCGGCTCGAGGAGCTTGGCCACGAGACCGCCGAGTTCGAGAGCGAGGATGGCGTCGACGCCTCGGTCGCGGCTGCGCTGGCCGACGACCCGACGGCGACCGTTCTCTACCAGACCGGGAGCTACGGCATCGAACCCATCATCTACATCCTCGGTGACGACGCCGTCGCCGTGGCCGAGACCGTTCGCGAACTGGTATGA
- the truD gene encoding tRNA pseudouridine(13) synthase TruD yields MRDAHPRERAVGMEYYVSDADGVGGHLRDRDSDFRVREVEAFEAEPVDSATSDYPYLVVRATLRGWDTNDFARQLANDLEMSRGRVSWAGTKDKHAVTTQLFTLQDVDPADLPELNGVDLEVVGRAGRALMFGDLVGNEFEITVSDADAPENAAIITDELREFGDGDVAVPNFFGQQRFGSKRPVTHEVGLAIARDDWKGAVMAYLGNPEDEEPEGTQEARQLVDETEDWQAALDAFPHRLRYERSMLHVLVENGGTDPEDFREALEVLPENLQSLFVHAAQSYAYNLMLSKRLERGIPFTKPVAGDVVCFSDRDAPADLPLPDTDRLQRVTEKRVDTIARHCERGRAFVTAPLVGTETELGDGEPGEIEREVLDDLGLEPGDFDLPGEFYSAGTRRAILVGTDLTVEEDPLTFSFTLPKGSYATVVLREYLKADPLALS; encoded by the coding sequence ATGCGAGACGCACACCCACGCGAACGAGCGGTCGGCATGGAGTACTACGTGAGCGACGCCGACGGGGTCGGCGGCCACCTGCGCGACCGCGACAGTGACTTCCGGGTTCGCGAGGTCGAGGCGTTCGAGGCCGAGCCGGTGGATTCGGCGACGAGCGACTACCCGTACCTCGTGGTGCGGGCGACGCTCCGCGGTTGGGACACCAACGACTTCGCGCGCCAGCTCGCGAACGACCTGGAGATGAGCCGCGGTCGGGTATCGTGGGCCGGGACGAAGGACAAACACGCCGTGACGACGCAGCTGTTCACGCTGCAGGACGTCGACCCGGCCGACCTGCCCGAACTGAACGGGGTCGACCTGGAGGTCGTCGGGCGCGCCGGACGGGCGCTCATGTTCGGCGACCTCGTCGGCAACGAGTTCGAGATAACCGTCTCGGACGCCGACGCGCCAGAGAACGCCGCGATCATCACCGACGAACTCCGCGAGTTCGGCGACGGCGACGTGGCGGTCCCGAACTTCTTCGGCCAGCAGCGCTTCGGCAGCAAGCGGCCGGTGACCCACGAGGTCGGGCTGGCTATCGCTCGCGACGACTGGAAAGGTGCCGTGATGGCGTACCTCGGGAACCCCGAGGACGAAGAGCCCGAAGGGACCCAGGAGGCGCGCCAGCTGGTCGACGAGACCGAGGACTGGCAGGCGGCGCTCGACGCGTTCCCGCATCGACTGCGCTACGAGCGTTCGATGCTCCACGTCCTCGTCGAGAACGGCGGCACTGACCCCGAGGACTTCCGTGAGGCCCTCGAAGTGCTTCCCGAGAACCTGCAGTCGCTGTTCGTCCACGCTGCGCAATCGTACGCGTACAACCTGATGCTGAGCAAGCGTCTCGAACGCGGTATCCCGTTCACGAAGCCGGTGGCTGGCGACGTGGTCTGCTTCTCGGACCGCGACGCGCCGGCGGACCTCCCGCTCCCGGACACGGACCGGCTCCAGCGTGTGACCGAGAAGCGCGTGGACACCATCGCCCGACACTGCGAGCGCGGGCGGGCGTTCGTGACCGCGCCGCTGGTCGGGACGGAGACGGAGCTCGGCGACGGCGAACCGGGCGAGATAGAGCGCGAGGTCCTCGATGACCTCGGCCTCGAACCGGGCGACTTCGACCTGCCGGGCGAGTTCTACAGCGCCGGGACGCGACGAGCCATCCTCGTTGGGACGGACCTGACGGTCGAGGAGGACCCACTGACGTTCTCGTTCACGCTCCCGAAGGGCTCGTACGCGACCGTGGTGCTACGGGAGTACCTCAAGGCGGACCCGCTGGCGCTGAGCTGA
- the dcd gene encoding dCTP deaminase, which translates to MILSDGDILRRLEAGDLVIEPLDDIDLQVQPASVDVRLGREFLEFRRTNIPCIHPNSEQEVDDYVSKTVVEDDEEFILHPGDFVLGTTKERVEVPPDLVAQVEGRSSLGRLAVVVHATAGFIDPGYRGQITLELSNLGTAPVTLTPGMRISQLVFTEMTSPSKRPYGSERGSKYQDQAGPQASKIQGDHEFSGTQKE; encoded by the coding sequence ATGATACTGTCGGACGGCGATATCCTCCGCCGCCTGGAGGCCGGCGACCTCGTCATCGAGCCACTGGACGACATCGACCTGCAGGTCCAGCCCGCGAGCGTCGACGTGCGCCTCGGGCGGGAGTTCCTGGAGTTCCGGCGCACGAACATCCCCTGCATCCACCCCAACTCGGAGCAGGAGGTCGACGACTACGTCTCGAAGACGGTCGTCGAGGACGACGAGGAGTTCATCCTCCACCCGGGTGACTTCGTGCTGGGCACGACGAAAGAACGCGTCGAGGTGCCCCCGGACCTCGTCGCCCAGGTAGAGGGGCGGTCCTCGCTGGGTCGCCTCGCGGTCGTCGTGCACGCGACTGCGGGCTTCATCGACCCCGGCTACCGCGGGCAGATAACGCTCGAACTGTCGAACCTGGGCACCGCTCCGGTCACCCTCACCCCCGGCATGCGCATCTCCCAGCTCGTGTTCACGGAGATGACCTCCCCGTCGAAGCGTCCCTACGGCTCCGAGCGTGGGTCGAAGTACCAGGACCAGGCCGGGCCGCAGGCCTCGAAGATTCAAGGTGACCACGAGTTTAGTGGGACACAGAAAGAATGA
- a CDS encoding MoxR family ATPase yields the protein MNVDETGRLAEDVLAEVSRAVIADRTVLETILTGIVSRGHVLLEDVPGTGKTLTARSFAAALGLSFSRVQFTPDLLPADVTGTYVYNERTGDFDFNEGPLFANIVLADEINRASPKTQAALLEAMEEKQVTVDGETWQLPDPFFVIATQNPVEQGEGTFPLPEAQQDRFLVKTSLGYPETEGGVEMLMRRGERDEQQPQAQQAVATEDLQAMQAVPERVDVTEDLARYITEVVEATREDRRVTVGVSPRGAVRLYEMARSWAALSGRSYVIPDDVKDVAHPVLDHRLVLTPDARVNDVTKRAVVEDVLDEVPVPRVNREPAPSARP from the coding sequence ATGAACGTCGACGAAACAGGCCGTCTCGCAGAGGACGTGCTCGCGGAGGTGTCGCGTGCCGTCATCGCCGACCGGACCGTTCTCGAAACGATTCTCACCGGCATCGTCTCGCGCGGCCACGTCCTTCTCGAGGACGTGCCGGGGACCGGAAAGACGCTGACTGCGCGGAGTTTCGCCGCCGCGCTCGGGCTCTCGTTCTCTCGCGTCCAGTTCACGCCCGACCTCCTGCCGGCGGACGTGACCGGAACCTACGTGTACAACGAGCGGACGGGCGACTTCGATTTCAACGAGGGGCCGCTGTTCGCGAACATCGTCCTCGCCGACGAGATCAACCGCGCGTCGCCGAAGACGCAGGCGGCGCTGCTGGAGGCGATGGAGGAGAAACAGGTGACCGTCGACGGGGAGACGTGGCAGCTGCCGGACCCGTTCTTCGTCATCGCGACGCAGAACCCCGTCGAACAGGGCGAGGGGACGTTCCCGCTCCCGGAGGCACAGCAGGACCGCTTCCTCGTGAAGACGAGTCTCGGCTACCCCGAGACCGAGGGCGGCGTCGAGATGCTCATGCGCCGGGGGGAACGCGACGAACAGCAGCCACAGGCCCAGCAGGCCGTCGCTACCGAGGACCTCCAGGCGATGCAGGCGGTGCCGGAGCGCGTCGACGTCACCGAGGACCTCGCCCGCTACATCACGGAGGTCGTCGAGGCGACGCGGGAGGACCGCCGGGTGACCGTCGGCGTCTCGCCGCGCGGGGCGGTCCGGCTGTACGAGATGGCCCGCTCGTGGGCGGCGCTCTCGGGTCGGTCCTACGTGATACCGGACGACGTGAAGGACGTCGCCCATCCGGTGCTCGACCACCGGCTCGTGCTCACGCCGGACGCGCGGGTGAACGACGTGACGAAACGCGCGGTCGTCGAAGATGTGCTCGACGAGGTGCCGGTGCCGCGGGTGAACCGTGAGCCAGCACCGTCTGCGCGACCCTGA
- the pth2 gene encoding peptidyl-tRNA hydrolase Pth2, translating into MKQAIVARTDIGMGKGKLAAQVAHASLSAYEDAGRKARNEWKGSGQKKVVLKGSSERELFELADKAEREGIPHAIIRDAGHTQLDPGTVTALAVGPADDDLVDRVTGDLSLY; encoded by the coding sequence ATGAAACAGGCCATCGTCGCGCGGACCGACATCGGCATGGGGAAAGGCAAGCTCGCCGCACAGGTCGCCCACGCGTCGCTGTCGGCCTACGAGGACGCCGGACGGAAGGCCCGGAACGAGTGGAAAGGCTCCGGCCAGAAGAAGGTCGTCCTCAAGGGCAGCAGCGAGCGCGAACTGTTCGAGCTCGCCGACAAGGCCGAGCGCGAGGGCATCCCGCACGCCATCATCCGCGACGCCGGCCACACACAACTCGACCCCGGGACCGTCACCGCACTGGCGGTGGGCCCGGCCGACGACGACCTCGTCGACCGCGTGACCGGCGACCTCTCGCTGTACTGA
- a CDS encoding YIP1 family protein, which produces MSLRDLLVDPAAFFAPQEPGRDLGAAFVAVLLSTLVVTGAAGAMLYVASTSMTGTVTVDNPERPPDWVCSDDYPMGNDSAFADDCDKPKTLDRDAGALFWEVASGQLPVLFVGLLFMWPLVGVGLHFLTALGGGEGSFTRTLAVAGWGFVPNAIGAVVGAVVVSAILAGKTFQLSNPDTFVREFRAVFGGTLGAALLVLRLGATAWQATIWGYGLERARHVSRAAGFAAAGIVAGIVFLFSL; this is translated from the coding sequence ATGTCCCTCCGCGACCTCCTGGTCGACCCCGCCGCCTTCTTCGCCCCGCAGGAACCCGGGCGCGACCTCGGTGCTGCGTTCGTCGCCGTCTTGCTCTCCACGCTCGTCGTGACCGGGGCGGCCGGTGCGATGCTGTACGTCGCCTCGACCTCCATGACCGGCACCGTGACCGTCGACAATCCCGAACGCCCGCCGGACTGGGTCTGTTCGGACGATTACCCGATGGGGAACGACAGCGCGTTCGCCGACGACTGCGACAAACCGAAGACCCTCGACCGGGACGCCGGCGCCCTGTTCTGGGAGGTCGCCTCCGGCCAGCTCCCGGTCCTGTTCGTCGGCCTGCTGTTCATGTGGCCACTCGTCGGCGTGGGACTGCACTTCCTCACTGCGCTTGGCGGTGGGGAGGGCAGCTTCACCCGGACGCTCGCCGTGGCTGGCTGGGGTTTCGTCCCGAACGCTATCGGCGCGGTCGTCGGGGCCGTCGTCGTCTCGGCCATCCTCGCCGGGAAGACGTTCCAGCTCTCCAATCCCGATACCTTCGTCCGCGAGTTCCGGGCCGTCTTCGGCGGGACCCTCGGCGCGGCGTTGCTCGTGCTCCGACTGGGAGCGACCGCCTGGCAGGCAACCATCTGGGGGTACGGACTCGAACGCGCCCGGCACGTCTCGCGGGCGGCCGGTTTCGCCGCGGCCGGTATCGTCGCGGGAATAGTGTTCCTGTTCTCGCTCTGA
- a CDS encoding type II secretion system F family protein gives MFSRHADRRRHDADRKRYRATAIDVPFDLYVSRVYAGSWLVGLACAAFGGWLTLALGDRVMTTVVDFLAAGVPVLAPGTVPSLPPLAHALAVALVLGGGGKWVTRLFGGRYLKWVAAARRTDIDRTLPGAVRYLRALSTGSDDQRDMLRKVADNREAYGETAVAARTVLNKAALTGSLDAGLRIVARDTPSRDALAPFLLKFREHADQGAAELTSYLQMEARMLGHRQTRDRDRAEGFLELLAELFIVLLVLPALLVIVLTVMSVLTPGLNQPTPTPVGPVTARQLIVYGSALFVLVVGWCAASLVGHLRPPNGVPSYRRPSGVLQTLATATTNPASAAVVWALPALLFVLVVFVLGERPVSAILLGYVAYAVPVGAVAMRRAGVDDAKDREIKDFVHAISGHIALGRPFAEAVSLVARDVDLGALDADVADLAFNATLTTRTGDLRAQALARFVDRVGTPLAEQTMGLVTGALDAGSDVETVFDTLQTEVGRLYHEKKALQNAMLVYVAVGWTVALLIVGIMIAVNTYVLDSFAQLSAVSTPGTGFALDPNAVQVDREHFRFYVVTQATMLASGWFAGMANRGWYDALLHSGSLVLVAHVVFRGVGMV, from the coding sequence CTGTTCTCGCGCCACGCCGACCGGCGACGCCACGATGCCGACCGGAAACGGTACCGGGCGACGGCCATCGACGTGCCGTTCGACCTGTACGTCTCCCGGGTGTACGCCGGGTCGTGGCTGGTCGGCCTCGCGTGTGCCGCGTTCGGCGGCTGGCTGACGCTGGCCCTCGGCGACCGCGTCATGACGACGGTCGTCGACTTCCTCGCCGCAGGGGTTCCGGTACTCGCGCCCGGAACCGTCCCGTCGCTCCCGCCACTCGCGCACGCGCTGGCGGTCGCCCTCGTCCTCGGTGGCGGTGGCAAGTGGGTGACCCGCCTGTTCGGCGGTCGATACCTCAAGTGGGTCGCCGCGGCCCGCCGGACCGACATCGACCGGACCCTGCCGGGTGCAGTCCGATACCTTCGGGCGCTCTCGACCGGCAGCGACGACCAGCGCGACATGCTCCGCAAGGTCGCCGACAACCGGGAGGCCTACGGCGAGACGGCAGTCGCCGCCCGGACGGTCCTGAACAAGGCGGCGCTGACAGGCAGTCTCGACGCCGGGTTGCGAATCGTCGCCCGCGACACGCCCTCGCGCGACGCCCTGGCCCCGTTCCTGCTGAAGTTCCGCGAGCACGCCGACCAGGGGGCCGCGGAGCTGACCAGCTACCTCCAGATGGAGGCGCGGATGCTCGGCCACCGCCAGACCCGGGACCGCGACCGCGCCGAGGGCTTCCTCGAACTGCTCGCCGAGCTGTTCATCGTCCTGCTCGTCCTGCCCGCGCTGCTCGTCATCGTCCTGACCGTGATGAGCGTGCTGACGCCGGGACTGAACCAGCCGACACCCACGCCCGTCGGGCCGGTGACCGCGCGCCAGCTCATCGTCTACGGTTCGGCCCTGTTCGTTCTCGTCGTGGGCTGGTGCGCGGCCAGTCTTGTCGGCCACCTCCGGCCCCCGAACGGCGTCCCGAGCTACCGGCGGCCCTCCGGCGTTCTCCAGACACTCGCGACCGCCACCACGAATCCCGCCAGTGCCGCAGTCGTGTGGGCGCTCCCGGCCCTGCTGTTCGTCCTCGTCGTCTTCGTATTGGGCGAGCGTCCCGTCTCGGCCATCCTCCTCGGCTACGTCGCCTACGCGGTTCCCGTCGGGGCGGTCGCGATGCGCCGTGCCGGCGTCGACGACGCCAAGGACCGAGAGATCAAGGACTTCGTCCACGCCATCTCGGGCCACATCGCCCTCGGGCGACCCTTCGCGGAGGCCGTCTCGCTGGTCGCCCGGGACGTGGACCTCGGTGCGCTCGACGCCGACGTGGCAGACCTCGCGTTCAACGCCACGCTCACGACGCGAACCGGGGACCTCCGGGCGCAGGCGCTGGCGCGGTTCGTCGACCGGGTGGGCACGCCGCTGGCCGAACAGACCATGGGCCTCGTGACGGGCGCGCTCGACGCCGGCAGCGACGTCGAGACCGTCTTCGACACGCTCCAGACCGAGGTCGGCCGCCTCTACCACGAGAAGAAGGCGTTACAGAACGCGATGTTGGTGTACGTCGCGGTCGGCTGGACCGTCGCCCTCCTCATCGTCGGCATCATGATCGCCGTCAACACCTACGTGCTGGACAGCTTCGCCCAGCTCTCGGCGGTCTCGACGCCCGGGACGGGCTTCGCCCTCGACCCGAACGCGGTCCAGGTCGACCGCGAGCACTTCCGGTTCTACGTCGTCACCCAGGCGACGATGCTCGCCAGCGGCTGGTTCGCCGGGATGGCGAACCGCGGCTGGTACGACGCGCTGTTGCACTCCGGCTCGCTGGTGCTCGTCGCCCACGTCGTCTTCCGGGGGGTGGGGATGGTATGA
- a CDS encoding type II/IV secretion system ATPase subunit has product MTDAPTLELPDQSGGSASHDDSGTVPPPIPPGDADAWYAPDVRAQYSLGPETVATIRETDAGFRYGVREPSLSGADEAALDRIRAHFDGANLRLPRTREGTAARMRTGFREKYERVLDHLLTGTAQTERRLRYHARRDVGCLGNLTPLAMDDRIEVADPSGERLAVHTTDYAPATTDLPSTVEHLDRFASERLATHTVSFRGFEIPVVLYRENLIGSDVFATKYAVLEPGLLPGDESLIEDCKDRIWETNVSEVVEDSATVVRAQAERFLSRQLTAANATAWLDATSHRVRDALADAGVGVPPVDGRYDEARLADLVYYVMRDYVGQGQLTIPVRDPHLEDIEANRVGERVKVVPRTDLGHDGRVPTNLVFEEESAFVNVVTQLAAADGVELNASNPSAKVNLRPREVDEDVTIRCAVALPVISEDGPHISIRKQAPDALTPIDLVAGGSMTVDLVTLLWMLYEHHGIVLFAGPTGVGKTTLMNAHMPFVAYDDRPISIDEGSREVRLPHETGVSLTTRDHEDEFKAVTMADLMTEANYLNPDVEVIAEINTPASFATFAESLATGHGLLGTVHAQSVEKLVNRVVEQGLPPYLLRELDLVVFPKHVDGDRYVGEAIEFVTKEQYEDCHGRCGVVEKTGTAVYWNSVFERTVEGGFEFGYDHPDLHDAATARTDICTFDALAERTDRPVTDVEDEFHRKHRYVQYLVQAGIDDFDELFGFLCDLQTDEAATVERIRARREA; this is encoded by the coding sequence ATGACCGACGCGCCGACGCTCGAACTACCCGACCAGTCGGGTGGGTCGGCGTCGCACGACGACAGTGGGACCGTCCCCCCGCCGATTCCGCCGGGGGACGCCGACGCCTGGTACGCCCCCGACGTTCGCGCCCAGTACTCGCTCGGCCCAGAGACCGTCGCGACGATTCGCGAGACCGACGCTGGCTTCCGGTACGGCGTTCGCGAGCCATCGCTGTCCGGGGCGGACGAGGCGGCACTCGACCGGATTCGGGCCCACTTCGACGGCGCGAACCTCCGTCTTCCCCGAACCCGTGAGGGAACCGCCGCCCGGATGCGGACCGGCTTCCGCGAGAAGTACGAACGGGTCCTCGACCACCTGCTGACCGGGACCGCACAGACCGAGCGCCGACTGCGCTACCACGCTCGCCGGGACGTGGGCTGTCTCGGTAACCTCACCCCGCTGGCGATGGACGACCGTATCGAGGTCGCCGACCCGAGTGGCGAGCGACTCGCGGTCCACACGACCGACTACGCGCCGGCGACGACCGACCTGCCGTCGACCGTGGAACACCTCGACCGGTTCGCGAGCGAGCGCCTCGCGACCCACACGGTCTCGTTCAGAGGTTTCGAGATTCCCGTGGTGCTCTACCGCGAGAACCTCATCGGGTCGGATGTCTTCGCGACGAAGTACGCCGTTCTCGAACCCGGCCTTCTCCCGGGCGACGAGTCCCTCATCGAGGACTGCAAGGACCGCATCTGGGAGACCAACGTCTCTGAGGTCGTCGAGGACAGCGCGACCGTGGTCCGTGCGCAGGCCGAGCGCTTCCTCTCGCGGCAGCTCACGGCGGCGAACGCCACGGCCTGGCTCGACGCGACCAGCCACCGGGTGCGAGACGCCCTCGCGGATGCCGGGGTCGGCGTCCCGCCGGTGGACGGGCGGTACGACGAGGCCCGCCTGGCCGACCTCGTCTACTACGTGATGCGTGACTACGTCGGCCAGGGACAACTGACGATTCCGGTCCGGGACCCACACCTGGAGGACATCGAGGCGAACCGGGTCGGCGAGCGCGTGAAGGTCGTCCCGCGGACCGACCTCGGCCACGACGGGCGGGTCCCGACGAACCTCGTCTTCGAGGAGGAGTCCGCGTTCGTGAACGTCGTCACGCAGCTCGCGGCCGCCGACGGCGTCGAACTCAACGCGTCGAACCCGTCCGCGAAGGTGAACCTGCGACCGAGAGAGGTCGACGAAGACGTGACCATCCGGTGTGCGGTCGCGCTCCCGGTCATCTCCGAGGACGGGCCGCACATCTCCATCCGCAAGCAGGCACCCGACGCCCTGACGCCTATCGACCTCGTGGCGGGTGGGTCGATGACCGTCGACCTCGTCACCCTGCTCTGGATGCTGTACGAACACCACGGCATCGTGCTGTTCGCCGGCCCGACCGGCGTGGGGAAGACGACGCTGATGAACGCCCACATGCCGTTCGTCGCCTACGACGACCGCCCCATCAGCATCGACGAAGGGTCGCGCGAGGTCAGACTCCCACACGAGACGGGCGTCTCGCTGACCACGCGCGACCACGAGGACGAGTTCAAGGCAGTCACCATGGCCGACCTGATGACCGAGGCGAACTACCTGAATCCGGACGTGGAGGTCATCGCGGAGATCAACACGCCCGCCTCCTTCGCCACTTTCGCCGAGAGCCTCGCGACCGGCCACGGCCTGCTTGGGACCGTCCACGCCCAGAGCGTCGAGAAGCTGGTCAACCGCGTCGTCGAGCAGGGGCTCCCGCCCTACCTCCTCCGGGAACTCGACCTCGTCGTCTTCCCGAAGCACGTCGACGGCGACCGCTACGTCGGTGAGGCCATCGAGTTCGTCACGAAGGAGCAGTACGAGGACTGCCACGGTCGCTGTGGCGTCGTCGAGAAGACGGGGACCGCGGTGTACTGGAACAGCGTGTTCGAGCGCACGGTCGAGGGCGGCTTCGAGTTCGGCTACGACCACCCCGACCTGCACGACGCGGCGACCGCACGGACCGACATCTGCACGTTCGACGCGCTGGCCGAGCGAACCGACCGCCCCGTCACCGACGTGGAGGACGAGTTCCACCGGAAACACCGCTACGTCCAGTATCTCGTCCAGGCGGGCATCGACGACTTCGACGAGCTGTTCGGGTTCCTCTGTGACCTCCAGACGGACGAGGCCGCGACGGTCGAGCGAATCCGCGCCCGGAGGGAGGCGTGA
- a CDS encoding DUF2103 domain-containing protein yields MQCGQCATALEKPGDYCLTCHTANCDAVVADCARDRTTLTFLDGEDVVGETTVTTMPEDGEETGVVELRNYAGKVADEIRRKRPETVYAAGERPVIREARAQLHHEFYRVSDDDPVSAVLDRLGEPALEVVDIAPREKIGGSHSTLIGGRTGQRTIRTVAEHPHVKKVIPGPIEAGGSSSQASVGAKVTRADGNGNVRLLIRDGSSVQENRVVTTAGDREMGERVRDDLNAALAEAELQ; encoded by the coding sequence ATGCAATGCGGGCAGTGTGCCACCGCGCTCGAGAAACCCGGAGACTACTGTCTCACCTGTCACACTGCCAACTGCGACGCGGTCGTCGCCGACTGCGCCCGCGACCGGACCACCCTGACCTTTCTGGACGGCGAGGACGTGGTCGGCGAGACCACCGTGACGACCATGCCCGAAGACGGCGAGGAGACGGGCGTCGTCGAGTTGCGCAACTACGCCGGGAAGGTCGCCGACGAGATCCGCCGCAAGCGCCCCGAGACGGTGTACGCTGCCGGGGAGCGGCCGGTCATCCGTGAGGCCCGCGCGCAACTCCACCACGAGTTCTACCGCGTCAGCGACGACGACCCCGTGTCGGCGGTGCTGGACCGCCTCGGCGAGCCCGCCCTCGAGGTCGTCGACATCGCCCCACGCGAGAAGATCGGCGGGTCGCACTCCACGCTCATCGGTGGGCGAACCGGCCAGCGAACCATTCGAACCGTCGCCGAACATCCCCACGTGAAGAAGGTCATCCCCGGTCCCATCGAGGCCGGCGGCTCCAGTTCGCAGGCGAGCGTCGGCGCGAAGGTCACCCGCGCGGACGGCAACGGGAACGTCCGGCTGTTGATTCGTGACGGCTCCAGCGTGCAGGAGAACCGGGTCGTGACGACCGCGGGCGACCGCGAGATGGGCGAGCGCGTGCGTGACGACCTGAACGCGGCACTGGCCGAGGCGGAACTACAGTGA